From Alienimonas californiensis, a single genomic window includes:
- a CDS encoding LpxI family protein: MVSDRPTAGMDAAIDPAAGPQAIRLAAHTLPRAVPDPDDQSLDRPLLAPPPGRVGLLAGAGQFPFRFAEAAKAGGHEVFAVGVQGMCDPALADLCDGYREAPICRAGSMIRKFRRAGVREVVMAGKVTKTVFFEPWRAFKLMPDWRALSIWFHHARRDKKDDTLLLAVIAEFARSGLTVGSALDYAPELLVPHGFLTDRQPTPKQWEDIRFGWALAKEMGRLDVGQSVCVADKAVMAVEAIEGTDKCIERAGELCRRGGFTVVKVAKPQQDRRFDVPTVGENTLRTMHAAGARVLAIESGKTIMIDRGPMMDLADRLGIAVVSLNAEELSLKAAA, encoded by the coding sequence ATGGTCTCCGACAGGCCCACCGCCGGCATGGACGCCGCGATCGACCCAGCCGCCGGCCCCCAGGCGATTCGCCTGGCGGCCCACACCCTGCCGCGCGCGGTTCCTGACCCGGACGATCAATCGCTCGATCGCCCCCTGCTGGCCCCGCCGCCGGGCCGCGTCGGTCTGCTGGCCGGCGCCGGTCAGTTCCCGTTCCGCTTCGCCGAGGCGGCGAAGGCCGGCGGGCACGAGGTGTTCGCGGTCGGCGTGCAGGGAATGTGCGATCCGGCCCTGGCCGACCTCTGCGACGGCTACCGCGAGGCCCCAATCTGCCGGGCCGGCAGCATGATCCGCAAGTTCCGCCGGGCGGGCGTGCGGGAAGTGGTCATGGCCGGCAAGGTCACGAAGACGGTGTTCTTCGAACCTTGGCGGGCTTTCAAGCTGATGCCCGACTGGCGGGCGCTGTCGATCTGGTTTCACCACGCCCGGCGGGACAAGAAGGACGACACGCTGCTGTTGGCGGTGATTGCCGAGTTTGCCCGCAGCGGCCTGACCGTCGGGTCCGCCCTCGATTACGCCCCGGAGCTTCTCGTGCCGCACGGCTTCCTCACCGATCGCCAGCCCACCCCCAAACAGTGGGAGGACATCCGCTTCGGCTGGGCCCTCGCCAAGGAGATGGGCCGGCTGGACGTCGGGCAGAGCGTCTGCGTCGCCGACAAGGCCGTGATGGCCGTCGAGGCGATCGAGGGCACCGACAAGTGCATCGAACGTGCCGGCGAACTGTGTCGGCGGGGCGGCTTCACCGTGGTGAAGGTCGCCAAACCGCAGCAGGACCGCCGCTTCGACGTACCGACCGTCGGCGAGAACACCCTCCGCACGATGCACGCCGCCGGCGCCCGCGTGCTGGCGATTGAGAGCGGCAAAACGATCATGATCGACCGCGGCCCGATGATGGACCTCGCCGATCGGCTGGGCATCGCAGTCGTCAGCCTGAACGCCGAAGAGCTGTCGCTGAAGGCCGCCGCGTAG
- the lpxD gene encoding UDP-3-O-(3-hydroxymyristoyl)glucosamine N-acyltransferase has protein sequence MPLLGDLLPDCPPSAAEVEVTGVGTATHAKPGDLLFLADPQAASLPADCPAAAVLVEPGLEGKAEKFPGAVVPLSGARAAFVALLPTLAPRRTGDKQGVSKAAYVHPSATIAESATVYPGATISEHAVLGEGCVVYPGAFVGPGCTLGERVVLHPNCVLHDGVHLADGVTVQAGAVLGQDGFGFDSDASGHRHLPHHGGVRVGKGALIGANTTVARGMVADTYLGEGTVTDAQVVIAHNCDIGPHNLFCSQVGIAGSVTTGSFVIAAARSGILDHVTVCDHVTLGGGSGMTRDCRTPGTYLGAPAQPADAEVKVMMASRKLPEMRQTLKVLQKQVAALAAKIERMEAGNDPAAAPELSLREAA, from the coding sequence ATGCCTCTCCTCGGCGATCTCCTGCCCGACTGCCCGCCCTCCGCGGCGGAGGTGGAGGTGACGGGGGTGGGCACCGCCACGCACGCCAAGCCCGGCGACCTGCTCTTTCTGGCGGACCCGCAGGCGGCGTCGCTGCCGGCGGACTGTCCCGCGGCGGCGGTTCTGGTCGAGCCCGGCCTGGAAGGCAAAGCGGAGAAGTTCCCCGGCGCCGTCGTTCCGCTGAGCGGCGCCCGCGCCGCCTTCGTGGCCCTGCTGCCGACGCTCGCCCCGCGCCGCACCGGCGACAAGCAAGGCGTCTCCAAGGCCGCGTACGTTCATCCCTCCGCCACGATCGCGGAGAGCGCCACCGTCTACCCGGGCGCGACGATCTCCGAACACGCCGTGCTCGGCGAGGGCTGCGTCGTGTACCCGGGCGCCTTCGTCGGCCCCGGCTGCACGCTGGGCGAGCGGGTCGTCCTGCATCCCAACTGCGTGCTGCACGACGGCGTGCACCTGGCCGACGGCGTGACCGTGCAGGCCGGCGCCGTGCTGGGCCAGGACGGTTTCGGGTTCGACAGCGACGCCAGCGGCCATCGTCACCTGCCGCACCACGGTGGCGTGCGGGTCGGCAAGGGGGCGCTGATCGGCGCCAATACCACCGTCGCCCGCGGCATGGTCGCCGACACCTATCTGGGCGAGGGCACCGTCACGGACGCCCAGGTCGTGATCGCTCATAACTGCGACATCGGCCCGCACAATCTCTTCTGCAGTCAGGTCGGCATCGCCGGTTCGGTGACGACGGGATCTTTCGTGATCGCCGCCGCACGATCCGGCATCCTGGATCACGTCACGGTGTGCGACCACGTCACCCTGGGCGGTGGTTCCGGCATGACCCGCGATTGCCGGACGCCCGGCACCTACCTCGGCGCCCCGGCCCAACCGGCCGACGCGGAGGTCAAGGTGATGATGGCCTCCCGCAAACTGCCCGAGATGCGGCAAACGCTCAAAGTCCTGCAAAAGCAGGTGGCGGCCCTGGCCGCCAAAATCGAACGCATGGAAGCCGGGAACGACCCCGCCGCCGCACCCGAACTGAGCCTTCGCGAAGCGGCCTGA
- the aroH gene encoding chorismate mutase, which translates to MIRGIRGATSVEADTREEVLAATAELLREVLQRNDVTDLERVSSAFFTTTPDLTSCFPAEAARGVGFGAVPLLCASEIDVAGALPRLIRVLLHVDTPLGQHDVQHVYLHRAKALRPDLGEAQ; encoded by the coding sequence ATGATCCGCGGCATCCGGGGAGCCACCAGCGTCGAGGCCGACACCCGCGAGGAAGTCCTCGCCGCCACCGCGGAGTTGCTCCGCGAAGTGCTCCAGCGGAACGACGTGACCGATCTGGAACGCGTCAGCAGCGCCTTCTTCACGACCACGCCCGACCTGACGAGCTGCTTCCCCGCCGAGGCGGCCCGCGGCGTGGGCTTCGGGGCCGTGCCGCTGCTGTGCGCCTCCGAGATCGACGTCGCCGGCGCCCTGCCGCGACTGATCCGCGTGCTGCTCCACGTCGACACCCCGCTGGGCCAGCACGACGTGCAGCACGTCTACCTCCACCGGGCGAAGGCCCTCCGGCCGGACCTCGGCGAGGCGCAGTGA
- a CDS encoding thiol-disulfide oxidoreductase DCC family protein, with protein sequence MTATRTSPAAPAAGRPTKGAGLPAAADGHPVLFFDGVCGLCNAAVDWLMARDPQGVLRFAPLQGETAEKLLPSSDRECLDSLVFLDETGRSRRTRAVVRALGKLGGRWAAASWALWLIPGPVRDVAYRLISKLRYAIWGKKESCRMPTPQERARFLP encoded by the coding sequence ATGACCGCGACCCGCACGTCCCCCGCCGCCCCCGCCGCCGGTCGGCCCACCAAGGGGGCCGGGCTGCCCGCCGCGGCCGACGGTCATCCGGTGCTGTTCTTTGACGGCGTGTGCGGGCTGTGCAACGCAGCCGTCGATTGGCTGATGGCCCGCGACCCGCAGGGCGTGCTGCGGTTCGCCCCTTTGCAGGGCGAGACGGCGGAGAAACTGCTCCCGAGCAGCGATCGCGAGTGCCTCGATTCGCTGGTGTTCCTCGACGAAACCGGCCGGTCCCGTCGCACCCGGGCCGTGGTGCGGGCGCTGGGGAAGCTGGGCGGTCGCTGGGCGGCCGCGTCGTGGGCACTGTGGCTGATCCCCGGGCCGGTGCGGGACGTCGCCTACCGGCTGATTTCCAAGCTGCGCTACGCGATCTGGGGCAAGAAGGAATCCTGCCGGATGCCTACCCCCCAGGAGCGCGCCCGGTTCCTGCCGTGA
- a CDS encoding AMP-binding protein, with protein sequence MPAPSTDAAPAAILPPLGLLARCKADAGRLKVADALGTELTGKRLLIGSLMFRSLLRKHVLAADEEHVGVLLPPSVGAVLANAALTLDQRVTVNVNYTLSNEVANHCLREAGVRHVLTSRAFLKKKPMELDTEYVYLEDLKERAGALDKLKAAAHAALPLGLLTKSLGLDRLDPDATLTVVFTSGSTGEPKGVELTHKSVGSVLAAIEPLAHPVEEDVTLGVLPFFHSFGYTATLWWPLVHPGAGVYGPNPLDSRTVGKLGEKYRPTITFATPTFLRGYLKRCTPEQLGTLNLVVVGGEQLPADLREAWAEKFGIAPTEGYGATELSPVVSCNVPPERQRPGDVPGLKHGTIGRPLPGVRVRIVSSETGEELPIGEEGVLQVGGATVMKGYLHDPQKTAKAVRDGWYDTGDMARLDEDGFIHITGRLSRFSKIGGEMVPHLKIEEALLKACACGPEEPAEEGAEADGPTLAVSAVPDAKKGERVVVLHRDLPLPVSELRAKLNESGLPNLWLPDADAFYKVDAIPVLGTGKLDLKALQTLAAERSAERTPKA encoded by the coding sequence ATGCCCGCACCTTCGACCGACGCCGCGCCCGCCGCGATTCTGCCGCCGTTGGGGCTGCTCGCCCGCTGCAAGGCGGACGCCGGCCGGTTGAAGGTCGCCGACGCCCTCGGCACGGAACTGACCGGCAAACGGCTGCTGATCGGTTCGCTGATGTTCCGTTCGCTCCTCCGCAAGCATGTGCTGGCGGCGGACGAGGAGCACGTCGGCGTCCTGCTGCCCCCCAGCGTCGGCGCTGTGCTGGCGAACGCCGCCCTAACGCTCGATCAGCGGGTGACGGTCAACGTGAATTACACGCTGTCCAACGAGGTGGCGAACCACTGCCTGCGAGAAGCGGGGGTGCGACACGTGCTCACCAGCCGGGCCTTCCTCAAGAAGAAGCCGATGGAGCTGGACACGGAATATGTCTACCTCGAAGACCTGAAGGAGCGGGCCGGAGCCCTTGATAAGCTCAAGGCGGCCGCCCACGCCGCCCTGCCGCTGGGCCTGCTGACGAAATCGCTGGGGCTGGACCGTCTCGACCCGGACGCGACGCTGACCGTCGTGTTCACCTCCGGCAGCACGGGGGAGCCGAAGGGGGTCGAACTGACGCACAAAAGCGTCGGCAGCGTACTGGCGGCGATCGAGCCGCTGGCCCACCCGGTGGAGGAGGACGTGACGCTCGGGGTGCTGCCGTTCTTCCACAGCTTCGGCTACACAGCGACGCTCTGGTGGCCGCTGGTGCATCCCGGCGCCGGCGTCTACGGGCCGAACCCGCTCGACAGCCGCACCGTCGGCAAGCTGGGGGAGAAATATCGCCCCACGATCACCTTCGCCACGCCGACGTTCCTCCGCGGCTACCTGAAACGCTGCACGCCGGAGCAACTGGGGACCCTGAACCTGGTGGTCGTCGGCGGCGAACAGCTTCCCGCGGACCTGCGGGAGGCGTGGGCGGAGAAGTTCGGCATCGCTCCCACGGAGGGGTACGGCGCCACGGAACTGAGCCCCGTCGTCTCCTGCAACGTCCCGCCGGAGCGCCAACGCCCCGGCGACGTGCCGGGCCTGAAGCACGGCACGATCGGCCGCCCGCTGCCGGGCGTGCGGGTGCGAATCGTCTCCTCCGAGACCGGCGAGGAACTGCCGATCGGCGAGGAGGGCGTGCTCCAGGTGGGCGGGGCGACCGTGATGAAGGGCTACCTGCACGACCCGCAGAAGACCGCGAAAGCCGTCCGCGACGGCTGGTACGACACGGGAGATATGGCGCGGCTCGACGAGGACGGCTTCATCCACATCACCGGGCGACTCAGCCGGTTCAGCAAGATCGGCGGGGAGATGGTTCCGCACCTGAAAATCGAGGAAGCCCTCCTGAAGGCCTGCGCCTGCGGGCCGGAGGAGCCGGCGGAGGAGGGCGCCGAGGCGGACGGCCCGACGCTCGCCGTCAGCGCCGTGCCGGACGCGAAGAAAGGCGAGCGGGTCGTCGTGCTGCACCGCGACCTGCCGCTGCCGGTGAGCGAACTGCGGGCGAAACTGAACGAGAGCGGCCTGCCGAACCTCTGGCTGCCGGACGCGGACGCCTTCTACAAGGTGGATGCGATTCCGGTGCTTGGGACTGGCAAACTCGACCTGAAAGCGTTGCAGACGCTTGCCGCCGAACGGTCCGCGGAGCGGACGCCGAAGGCCTGA
- a CDS encoding purine-nucleoside phosphorylase, which translates to MSSVPASPDGAAVMPDLAKKIDAAAAAVRERCGRTPRVAVVTGTGLGGLAEAVAVEAEIPYLEIPHFPASTAPGHRGRLLLGELGGASVAVLDGRFHSYEGYTLAECTFPIRVVRALGAETLVLTNAAGGLNPAFELGDSMLIEDHIDLLPGNPLTGPNDDALGPRFPDMFEPYDRGLLALAREEAAAAGMTLREGVFVAVPGPNLETRAEYRMLRGFGADVVGMSTVPECIVAKHCGLKTLAFSVVTDLCDPDRLEPVDIAKIIATAERGGAALSALLQRVIPRL; encoded by the coding sequence TTGAGCTCCGTCCCCGCCTCCCCCGACGGCGCCGCCGTGATGCCTGATTTGGCGAAGAAGATCGACGCGGCCGCCGCCGCCGTGCGCGAGCGGTGCGGGCGGACGCCGCGGGTCGCGGTGGTCACCGGCACGGGTCTGGGCGGGCTGGCGGAGGCCGTCGCCGTTGAGGCCGAGATCCCCTACTTGGAGATCCCGCACTTTCCCGCCTCCACCGCCCCCGGGCACCGGGGCCGGCTATTGCTGGGGGAACTGGGCGGGGCGAGCGTCGCCGTGCTGGACGGCCGGTTTCACTCCTACGAGGGCTACACCCTCGCCGAGTGCACGTTCCCGATCCGCGTGGTGCGGGCGCTGGGGGCGGAGACCCTCGTGCTGACCAACGCCGCCGGCGGCCTAAACCCGGCGTTCGAGCTGGGCGATTCGATGCTGATCGAGGACCACATTGATCTGCTGCCCGGCAACCCGCTGACCGGCCCGAACGACGACGCGCTCGGCCCCCGGTTCCCGGACATGTTCGAGCCCTACGACCGCGGCCTGCTGGCCCTGGCCCGCGAAGAGGCCGCCGCGGCGGGGATGACGCTGCGGGAGGGCGTGTTCGTCGCTGTGCCCGGCCCGAACCTGGAGACCCGCGCCGAGTACCGTATGCTCCGCGGCTTCGGGGCGGACGTCGTCGGCATGAGCACCGTCCCGGAGTGCATCGTCGCCAAGCACTGCGGCCTGAAAACGCTGGCCTTCAGCGTGGTCACGGACCTCTGCGATCCCGACCGGCTGGAGCCGGTGGATATCGCCAAGATCATCGCCACCGCCGAGCGGGGCGGGGCGGCGCTGTCGGCGCTGCTGCAACGCGTCATCCCGCGGCTGTAA
- a CDS encoding class I tRNA ligase family protein, translating to MPSPFPKLAGPDFLAGEHDTLRFWEQNRTFDQLRDQTEQGEPWTFLDGPMTANNPMGVHHAWGRTYKDAFRRFHAMNGRKCWWQNGFDCQGLWVEVEVQKEFGLQSKADIQAFGVDRFVTECKKRVLRFAARQTEQSVRLGYWMDWDDPDELRRLADALGESREVSYKTASGEVVTGHPEEITARLGSPRDAAGWGGSYFTFSTENNETIWSFLKKCHERGKVYRGNDVMPWGGTAGSAYSQMEVADGRKLTTHRSVFVRFPIRGRENEYLLAWTTTPWTLTSNVACAVAGDLDYARVKLNRDGAILHVAAEALNNQRLAKEFKEGFGGDGPWPEGVPKLKTLAQIFKEQGGYEVVGTVKGSELIGLQYDGPFDALPAQQSPGGFPVEPGGEGEPSAAEAHRVIDGGRDSRGSSVVTAAEGTGIVHTAPGCGDIDHKLGEQHGLPIVAPLDEAGRFVEGFGEFTGLAAYEPDAAALVLTRLKESGFHVADELYPHVYPHCWRTGEELIFRLVDEWLIRMDWRDEIKEVVKTIDWRPESIDGERRELEWLENMRDWMVSKKRFWGLALPIWADPESGEFEVIGSLDELKERAVEGWDGFEGRTPHKPWIDGVKIQSSTTGKLLSRVPDVGNPWLDAGITPFSTTGYNVDRGEWEKLYPFDLVSESFPGQFRNWFYSLLALGTMMRHGEATPEEKRPFKALFGYKLVLDETGRAMHKSDGTAIWFEEAAEQLGVDTMRWMYLAQDPARDLRFGTRHPDSPVPLATPEGTIQQTREGFPTCEVTSGPADETRRRVLIPLWNCLTFFTEYARADGFEITHKTVVGLKDCPEIDRWLIARLRETIAEVTEGYEDYRPADACGAVEAFLDDLSNWYIRRNRRRFWRTADASGPQADTDKRAAYLTLYSALVTLAKLVAPSMPFLAERIYQALVIAQNAGTPKGERPPHSVHLCPFPKVSDHPADPDATLTARMAAAQAAVRLGHRLREETGHRVRQPLPELRVSTDDPAVAAAVATLADVIADELNVKTVTPAESLDDLVKYTFKPNLKTLGPRYGKRLGAIRQALPALSDELAPLRRGEHVTVTVGGEPLELGPEDVLVTTEQSGDWASASETLPGGESVTVALSTALTPELEVEGRARDFVRLVQEARKAAGLELSDRIAVTYDPADAQRAAAVETWTDYIRGETLADSLTPGETGGEAVTVRKV from the coding sequence GTGCCGTCCCCGTTCCCCAAACTCGCCGGTCCCGACTTTCTCGCCGGGGAACACGACACCCTGCGGTTCTGGGAGCAGAACCGCACCTTCGATCAGCTCCGCGATCAGACGGAGCAGGGCGAACCGTGGACGTTCCTCGACGGCCCGATGACGGCCAACAACCCCATGGGCGTGCACCACGCCTGGGGCCGCACCTACAAGGACGCCTTCCGCCGCTTTCACGCGATGAACGGCCGGAAGTGCTGGTGGCAGAACGGCTTCGACTGTCAGGGCCTCTGGGTCGAGGTCGAGGTGCAGAAGGAGTTCGGCCTGCAATCCAAGGCGGACATCCAGGCCTTCGGCGTCGACCGCTTCGTCACGGAGTGCAAGAAGCGAGTGCTGCGGTTCGCCGCCCGGCAGACGGAGCAGTCGGTTCGCCTCGGCTACTGGATGGACTGGGACGACCCGGACGAACTGCGGCGGTTGGCCGACGCCCTCGGCGAGAGCCGGGAGGTCTCCTACAAAACGGCCTCCGGCGAGGTCGTCACCGGGCACCCGGAGGAGATCACCGCCCGGCTCGGTTCCCCCCGCGACGCCGCGGGCTGGGGCGGGAGCTACTTCACGTTCTCCACAGAGAACAACGAGACGATCTGGTCCTTCCTCAAGAAGTGCCACGAGCGCGGCAAGGTCTACCGCGGCAACGACGTGATGCCCTGGGGCGGCACCGCCGGTTCGGCTTACTCCCAGATGGAAGTCGCCGACGGCCGCAAGCTGACGACCCACCGCAGCGTGTTCGTCCGCTTCCCGATCCGCGGTCGGGAGAACGAGTACCTGCTCGCCTGGACGACCACCCCCTGGACGCTGACCAGCAACGTCGCCTGCGCCGTCGCCGGCGATCTGGACTACGCCCGGGTGAAGCTGAACCGGGACGGCGCGATCCTGCACGTCGCCGCCGAGGCGCTGAACAACCAGCGGCTCGCCAAAGAGTTTAAGGAAGGCTTCGGCGGCGACGGCCCCTGGCCGGAGGGCGTCCCGAAGCTGAAGACGCTCGCCCAGATCTTCAAGGAACAGGGCGGCTACGAGGTCGTCGGCACGGTCAAGGGTTCCGAACTGATCGGCCTGCAATACGACGGCCCGTTCGACGCGTTGCCCGCCCAGCAGTCGCCCGGCGGGTTTCCCGTGGAGCCGGGTGGGGAAGGGGAGCCGTCGGCGGCGGAGGCCCACCGGGTCATCGACGGCGGCCGGGACAGCCGGGGCAGCTCCGTCGTCACCGCGGCGGAGGGTACGGGCATCGTGCACACCGCCCCCGGCTGCGGCGATATCGACCACAAACTCGGCGAGCAGCACGGCCTGCCGATCGTCGCCCCGCTGGACGAGGCCGGCCGCTTCGTCGAGGGCTTCGGCGAGTTCACCGGCCTGGCCGCCTACGAGCCGGACGCCGCCGCGTTGGTCCTGACTCGGCTGAAGGAAAGCGGCTTCCACGTCGCCGACGAGCTCTACCCGCACGTCTACCCGCACTGCTGGCGGACCGGCGAGGAGCTGATCTTCCGCCTGGTCGACGAATGGCTGATCCGCATGGATTGGCGGGACGAAATCAAGGAGGTCGTCAAGACGATCGACTGGCGGCCGGAGAGCATCGACGGCGAACGGCGCGAGCTGGAATGGCTCGAAAACATGCGGGACTGGATGGTCTCCAAGAAGCGGTTCTGGGGTCTGGCGCTGCCGATCTGGGCCGACCCGGAGAGCGGCGAGTTCGAGGTGATCGGTTCGCTGGACGAACTGAAGGAGCGGGCCGTCGAGGGCTGGGACGGCTTCGAGGGCCGCACCCCGCACAAGCCCTGGATCGACGGGGTGAAGATCCAATCGTCCACCACCGGCAAGCTGCTCAGCCGCGTGCCGGACGTGGGCAACCCCTGGCTGGACGCCGGCATCACGCCGTTCAGCACGACCGGCTACAACGTCGACCGGGGGGAGTGGGAGAAGCTCTACCCGTTCGATCTGGTCAGCGAGAGCTTCCCCGGCCAGTTCCGCAACTGGTTCTATTCCCTGCTGGCCCTCGGCACGATGATGCGCCACGGGGAGGCGACGCCGGAGGAGAAACGGCCGTTCAAGGCCCTGTTCGGCTACAAGCTGGTCCTGGACGAAACCGGCCGGGCGATGCACAAGAGCGACGGCACCGCGATCTGGTTCGAGGAGGCCGCGGAGCAACTGGGCGTCGACACGATGCGGTGGATGTACCTCGCCCAGGACCCCGCCCGGGACCTGCGGTTCGGCACCCGCCACCCGGACAGCCCGGTCCCGCTGGCGACGCCCGAGGGCACGATCCAACAGACCCGCGAGGGCTTCCCCACCTGCGAGGTCACCAGCGGCCCGGCGGACGAGACCCGGCGCCGGGTGCTGATCCCGCTGTGGAACTGCCTGACGTTCTTCACCGAATACGCCCGGGCAGACGGCTTCGAGATCACCCACAAGACCGTCGTCGGGCTGAAGGACTGCCCGGAGATCGACCGCTGGCTGATCGCCCGACTGCGGGAGACGATCGCCGAAGTGACGGAGGGGTACGAGGACTACCGCCCCGCCGACGCCTGCGGGGCCGTCGAAGCCTTTCTCGACGACCTGTCGAACTGGTACATCCGCCGAAATCGGCGGCGGTTCTGGCGGACGGCGGACGCGTCCGGTCCCCAGGCGGATACGGACAAGCGGGCGGCGTATCTCACGCTGTACTCCGCATTGGTCACGCTGGCGAAGCTGGTCGCTCCGTCGATGCCGTTCCTCGCCGAACGCATCTATCAGGCGCTCGTTATCGCGCAAAATGCGGGGACGCCGAAGGGCGAGCGGCCGCCGCACAGCGTGCACCTCTGCCCGTTTCCGAAGGTCAGCGACCACCCCGCAGACCCGGACGCCACCCTCACGGCCCGCATGGCCGCCGCCCAGGCGGCGGTGCGACTGGGGCACCGGTTGCGGGAGGAAACGGGCCATCGCGTGCGGCAACCGTTGCCGGAGTTGCGGGTTTCCACGGACGATCCGGCCGTCGCCGCGGCGGTCGCCACCCTGGCGGACGTGATCGCCGACGAACTGAACGTTAAGACGGTCACGCCGGCCGAGTCGCTGGACGACCTCGTTAAATACACCTTCAAGCCGAACCTGAAGACGCTCGGCCCGCGCTACGGCAAGCGGCTGGGGGCGATCCGACAGGCCCTGCCGGCCCTGTCGGACGAACTCGCCCCGCTGCGGCGGGGGGAACACGTCACGGTGACGGTCGGCGGCGAACCGCTGGAACTGGGGCCGGAGGACGTGCTGGTCACGACGGAGCAGTCCGGCGACTGGGCCAGCGCCAGCGAGACGCTGCCCGGCGGCGAAAGCGTGACCGTCGCCCTCTCCACCGCCCTCACGCCGGAACTGGAGGTCGAGGGCCGGGCGCGGGACTTCGTGCGGCTCGTGCAGGAGGCCCGCAAGGCCGCCGGGCTGGAACTCAGCGACCGCATCGCCGTCACCTACGACCCCGCCGACGCCCAACGGGCCGCCGCCGTGGAGACCTGGACGGACTACATCCGCGGCGAAACCCTCGCCGACTCCCTGACCCCCGGCGAGACCGGCGGCGAGGCGGTGACGGTGCGGAAGGTTTAG
- a CDS encoding EF-hand domain-containing protein codes for MPRRPLTTAGPFLLACAALLVTADAAMAQSDRGMRGGPPTRGGEQSPERGDRSQFGRGDRGSQFGRGERGGPPGRDEQSDRGGPPDRGGRTEGGDRGGPPDRGRGGEGEDRGGRGGPGGPGGGEEGQSRERRIFDWVWSRADRNNDGQITPDEVGDDRMKRFMQDRGLDPQKAYSRDAWNKGAEAYEQKRAREQESEGGEEQRREEPQGDESRERSSQSSGPSFVRGGARDGRGQPVRVTRDLPQAFGEFDADEDGQIGLYEWRLWNRALLAEFITLDRDGDGYLTPRELAEADARDYARGEGAVLPPSSLTVVPAPIESSRESPTSAVPTRTATPVVSAAPAAAAEISPSDRTAAERFFKLLDRDRSGKVSLPEWDRSEKLKPKFEAAGADLSADLDLETFVTYYGKTLNG; via the coding sequence ATGCCTCGCCGCCCATTGACGACCGCCGGTCCGTTTCTGCTCGCCTGTGCCGCCCTGCTGGTGACCGCAGACGCGGCCATGGCTCAGTCGGATCGCGGCATGCGCGGCGGTCCGCCGACCCGCGGCGGGGAGCAGTCTCCCGAGCGCGGCGACCGATCTCAGTTCGGCCGCGGCGACCGCGGCAGTCAGTTCGGCCGGGGGGAACGCGGCGGCCCGCCGGGTCGTGACGAACAGTCGGACCGTGGCGGTCCGCCCGATCGCGGCGGCCGGACCGAGGGGGGAGATCGCGGCGGCCCGCCTGACCGCGGCCGCGGGGGCGAAGGGGAGGATCGAGGCGGTCGGGGCGGCCCCGGCGGCCCCGGCGGCGGCGAGGAGGGGCAGTCCCGTGAGCGACGGATCTTCGACTGGGTCTGGAGCCGGGCCGACCGGAACAACGACGGGCAGATCACCCCGGACGAGGTCGGCGACGATCGGATGAAACGGTTCATGCAGGACCGCGGGCTCGATCCCCAAAAGGCCTACTCCCGTGACGCCTGGAATAAGGGGGCGGAAGCCTACGAGCAGAAACGCGCCCGCGAGCAGGAAAGCGAGGGCGGCGAGGAGCAGCGCCGGGAGGAGCCGCAGGGCGACGAGTCCCGCGAACGCTCGTCCCAGTCCAGCGGACCCAGCTTCGTCCGCGGCGGCGCCCGGGACGGACGGGGACAGCCGGTCCGCGTCACCCGCGACTTGCCGCAGGCGTTCGGCGAGTTCGACGCCGACGAGGACGGCCAGATCGGCCTCTACGAATGGCGCCTCTGGAACCGCGCCCTGCTCGCGGAGTTCATCACCCTCGATCGCGACGGCGACGGCTACCTCACCCCCCGCGAACTCGCGGAGGCCGATGCGCGCGACTACGCCCGCGGCGAAGGCGCCGTCCTGCCGCCGTCGAGCCTGACCGTGGTCCCCGCGCCCATCGAGTCGTCTAGGGAGTCGCCGACCAGCGCCGTCCCCACGCGGACGGCCACGCCCGTCGTGAGCGCCGCCCCCGCGGCCGCCGCGGAAATCAGTCCCAGCGACCGGACGGCGGCGGAGCGGTTCTTCAAGCTGCTGGACCGCGACCGCAGCGGCAAGGTGAGCCTGCCGGAGTGGGACCGCAGCGAGAAGCTGAAGCCGAAGTTCGAGGCCGCTGGCGCGGACCTTTCCGCGGACTTGGACCTGGAAACGTTCGTGACCTACTACGGGAAAACGCTGAACGGTTAG